The nucleotide sequence TATTTTACGCATTAATTTTAATTTTAAATGTAAAGTATTGTGTTTAAGAAACTGAAGCCTCAGGTTTATAATAAAACCCCGGTTTTACATTTACATTTTCACCATTTTGATATTTCATATAAGTAAACCCTTCATGAATGCAATAAGAACCTACTTCTCCAGCTTTGTTTATTGCGATATAAGCAATCTGAAAATCTTTATGGCGATCATTTTTTGTAACAATTCTATGTATAGCTTCTTCACATGCTTCTTGAGGGCTCATACCATTACGCATAAGCTCTACTATTAAAAAACTGCCTACTGTTTTCATGACTTCCTCACCCATGCCCGTAGCTACAGCACCTCCAACTTCATTATCCAAAAATAAACCTGATCCAATTATGGGAGAATCTCCAATACGACCTTTCATTTTATAAGATAACCCAGATGTAGTACATGCTCCTGCAATATCTCCATCTTTATCAATAGTTAACATTCCAATAGTATCGTGGTTTTCGATATTTATGATAGGTTTATATTCTGGTGATTTTTTCCATTCTTCCCAAGCTAATCTTGATTCTTCTGTCAATAAATTTTCTTTTTCAAATCCTTGAGTATATCCAAAT is from Flavobacteriaceae bacterium and encodes:
- a CDS encoding glycosylasparaginase, whose amino-acid sequence is MERRHFIKNASLTGVGLTVGSTLTSCGDPTAGKPVPLIEEKNKMIIDKTKFPIAICTWAFTAANDKAGEELAKGKPALDAVISGVEVEEENLKNTTVGKGGAPDREGNVTLDACVMNPEGDCGAVVYVNTITNVAALARKVMEETPHVMLAGEGAEEFGYTQGFEKENLLTEESRLAWEEWKKSPEYKPIINIENHDTIGMLTIDKDGDIAGACTTSGLSYKMKGRIGDSPIIGSGLFLDNEVGGAVATGMGEEVMKTVGSFLIVELMRNGMSPQEACEEAIHRIVTKNDRHKDFQIAYIAINKAGEVGSYCIHEGFTYMKYQNGENVNVKPGFYYKPEASVS